GGCTCGCGCCAGCCGCGGTCCGACCTCAAATATCGAGGCGGTCTCGACGAAAGATCAAAACTCGAGTTCTTGGCTTGGCCGACGGGACGGGTGCTGCCCCCGACCCGCGTCCAAGCGGTCCACAGGATTGGCGCGCGCCGAGAGCACGAGCTCACGAGCCGCCGCGGAGCGGATGGTATTCGCAATAAATTTGAATGATTACTTACTTTTGTGTTTGAGAGAGGATCAGGCGTTCAAGCCGGCGTTCAAGCCGCCTTTGAGGGTAAGGCGGGCAAGCGGACCTTCGGCGCCTGATAGCCTGCGTTACGTCAAATCCTGCCGCCGGAGCTCCGCCCTTCCCTCGCCATGCCACCCTCGTTGGCTCATCCGGATCGCGTCGCGCGACACCGGACCGCGTCGCGCGATCTTCGGGAGCGCGTCGACGCGAGCAAGCTGCGCGTGCGAGCTGCGCCAGCAGGACGGCCGTCGCCGTTTGAAGCATGATGAACCCATGATGGTTTGCCGCGCGCGAGCTACCCGGGTCGGAGCCGTCTTGCTCGGACTTCTCGGTTGCCATGGCGGCACGATGGGCCGCCCAGGCTCGACGACAGCGGGCTCGAGCTCCGGAGCCGCCTCCTCTGGCGGCACCACAAGCGGCGCCGTGAGCACCGCGAGCAGCGGCGCCACGACCACCGGAAGCAGCAGCACGACCTCCACCGGAAGCAGCAGCACGACCTCCACCGGCAGCAGCGGGAGTACCAGCGGCAGCAGCGGCAGCAGCGGCAGCAGCGGCAGCAGCGGCGGCTGCATCGGCGACCAGCAGCGTTGCACCCTCGGTTCGGCCGAATGCTGCGCCCCAGAGGTCTGCGTCAACCATGGCGTCGGCGACCCAACCATCACCGTCTGCTGCGTCGACTTCGGCGGCTCCTGCAGCCCGGGTGCGAGCTGCTGTGCGCCGAGCGTGTGCGTGAACGGCAATTGCGTTGCGCCGCTCTGGCCTGACGGCGGAGATCTCAACCTGTACTGCACGCCCGACATGGCGTGCGTCGCGCCTTCGGTTTGCACGAAGACCTACGGCATCGACGCCGCGCCCAGCAAATGCCGCCTGCCCGAAGGCGCAGCGTGCAGCGCCACCAACGACGACTGCACCAGCGCCTTCAACGACCGCGATCCGGCTTCGTGTTGCGCGAGCAGCGTCTGCGATGCGGGAACGTGCGTGTGCCTTCCAGACGGCGCGAGCTGCGTGAGCTACGGCGCTCCCGGATATCCTGGCGAAGGCTGCTGCGGTGACGAGGTCTGCAACAACGGTCGGTGCACGCCGCCGGCCTGACTCGACGGCGCCACCCTCCGCCTCACGGCTTCGGATGGGCGAAGAGCCAGTCGGTCGCCACGCCCGGGAAATCGTTTCCGAGGTTGGGCATCTGTCAGCCCGAAGCACACGTGCGTGGCTTGAAGCGATCGACGTCTTTGGTGGTCACGGATGCACGAAGGTCTGATCGCTCCAGCCTCCATCGTTCGCGACCATCTGCTGAATCCAGGGCATGAAGTCTGGAATCAAGGTCGGATCGCTCTCCACCACGTGTGATTGTTTGTTGGTCACGATGTACGTGGCCGCGTTCGGATCTCCGGCGAGGCTCGTGGAGAACGAATCAAGCACGGGCGGGAACGTGGCGGGCGTGTAGCCAAAGTCCACCGAGATCACCGAGTCCTCCGCAAAGGAGAGGAATGCATACTGGCTCGCCGGCTGGCTCTGGCGATCGAAGTCGAAGACCGCGCGAAAGCTGTCACACCCCACGCAGCCCGCCGGCGGGATCACCACCCAGGTGCTGAAGGTGTTGGCGTTGTTGGAGCCGCCGTTGGGTGGGATGGGCGGCCCCGAGTCGTCGATGATGTCCACGCGGACGCCAAAGGCCCGCGCGACGCGATCAAAGTTGAGGATTGTCCCGTACCCGCCTGCGCTCGTTCCATACAACCAGACGTGCGTCGTCCCGGGGAACGTGGGCACCACGCGCGCCAGGAAGAGGTCGAGGTCGTTGGCGCCCCAGAAGTAGGTGGGGATCACGCCGCCGTCGGCGGGAAGGTCGGACTCGATGGTGCCCGCGTGCATGTCGCCCGTGCAGTACGGCACGTAGACCATGTTCGCGGCCGCGAACGGATTGCTGGCGAGGGTCCGATTCAGGAGTGCGTAGTTCACCTGTTGCGCGCTGGCGAAGGTCGTCGCGTCGTAGCCGGCGAGGTTGCGGGCCTTCGGGCTGGTGCCCCAGCAGGTGGTCGCGTTGGAGCACGCGCCACCGCCCTCCATGTAGATGATCAAGTCCGTCGAGCCGGCGTGCGGGTTGACGGCAAGGCCGGTCGGCGTCCCCGACGCGCAGCGCGAGCTCGGGAAGTCGACCCACGTCCACTGGTCGGGCGCGGCCGTGATGGGCGAGGTGTCACCGCCGTCGAGGTTGCCGCCATCCGGGGCTCCGGTCGTGCCCGACGCGCCGCTGCTTCCCGAGGAGCTGCTGCTGGAGCTGGTCGAGGCACTCGCGCTTCCACTCGAGGCACCGGTGCTGCTGCCCGAGCTGGTGGTCGAGGCACTGGAGACGCCGGTGCTCCCACTGGAAGCGCCGCTCGCGCCCGCGGAGCTCCCGCTGCTGCCGGTCGTGGTCGACGCCGACGAGCCGCTCCCGGAGCTGGAGCTCGAGCTGGTCGACGAGCTGGAGCTGGTGCCGGCGGCTCCCGTCGAGCTGCCGGAGCACGCGACGAGCGCGCCCACTGCGACGACCGCGGATGCAAGACGAAGGTGCATGGCAATTCCTTGGCCTGAAGCCTGTCTCAACACACGAACCTGCCACGGGTTGCGCGACGGCTGTGGATGATTCCGCAGAAGGCCGAGCGGTACCCCACCGGTTGGTACACTTCGCCGGTCAGCCACGACGACGCGGCCTCAGCCATCAAGGCGCTGAGGCCGCGTTTCTGTCTTGGGTCCTGCAGACGTCGCGCTCGTCCTACCGGGCCTTGGTGGCCTCGATGATGGAGAACGGCGAGTGGGTGGGGTGCATCCGGTTCGCCTCGAGGCCGGCGGCGGCGAGCAGCTTGGCGTACTCCGAGCGGGTGCGCTCACGGCCGGGCAGCATCACCAGCATGTTGATGTCCATCAGGTGCGCCGGGCTCGGCTTGCCGTCCTCGGCGACCACCATCTCCACCACCAGCACCCTGCCGCCCACCGGCAGCGAAGCGGCGCAGTTCTTGAGCAGCGTGACGCACTGCTCGTCGTTCCAGTCGTGGAGGACCTGCTTGAGCAGCATCACATCGCCCTTTGGCACCGACTGGAAGAAGTCGCCCGCGATGGCCTCGCAGCGCTCGGCCAGTCCTACCGCGGCCAGCGCGCTCTTCGCCGACGCCACCACGTGCGGCAGCTCGAAGAGCACGCCCTGGGTTTGAGGGAACGCGCGCAGCACCGCCGACACCAGGGTGCCGTTCGCCCCGCCCACGTCGACCACCCGGCTGGCCTTGCTGAGGTCGATGAGCTTGGTCAGCTCGGAAGCCACGAGCGCGGCGAGGTTGTGCATTGCCCCGCTGAACGCGGCGGCCTCCTCCGGGTGGTTGCCATACCACTCGAAGATCTCCCGCCCCAGCACCGGCACGGTGGTGCGCTCGCCGGTCTTCACGGCGTCCTCCAGGCGCTCCCAGGGACGCCAGTGGCCGGCGCTGCTCTGGGCGATGGCGAAGTCACGCATCGACCCGGGCACGTTGGAGCGCAGCGTCTGCGAGAGGGGGCTGTTGGCGAAGGTGCGGCCCGGCTGTTCGACGAAGACGCCCACCGCGGTGCAGGCCCGCATCAACCGATAGAGCGCGTCCGGGTTGGCGCCGACCTTGGCGGCGAGCTCGGTCACTGGCTGAGGCCCGGCCTCCAGCCGATCTGCCAGCCCGAGCCGGGAGGCGGTGCCCATCAACTGGGTCACCCAGTAGCCGGTGATGTGCTGGAACATCTGCTGCGAAGGGGGAAGCTGGTCCATGGAGCGCTCCTGACGGCTTGGAGGCGAGGTCATCTCGCCACGAATGCACGACAGGGTACGGGCGCCTCGCGTCGCCACTCCCATGGGAAGTTCGCAAGCCACGTGTGCAAGAATGCCCAGGCGTGGATTGGAACGATCTCAAGTACTTGCTGGCGTTGAAGCGGGCCGGAACGCTGGCGGCCGCCGCGCGCGAGCTGTCGGTGGATCACTCCACCGTGAGCCGTCGGCTCGCCGCGCTGGAAGAGGAGATCGGCAACACCCTTCTTCGCCGCACGCCCGAAGGCCTCGTCTTGACGGAAGCGGGAGAGCAGGCCGCTTCAACGGCCGAGGTCGTGGAGCGCACCACCTCCGAGCTTCTCGCCAGGTTGGCCGGCGCGGACGACCGCTCCGAGGGCCCCGTGCGGCTGACCATTCCCGAAGGCTTCATCCCGCGGGTCGCCCAGGCGCTCGCGCGACTGCACCAGGCGCACCCGGGCCTGAAGGTCGAGTTGCTCTCGGCGGTCGCGGCGCTGGATCTCCTCCGAGGCGAGGCCGACGTGGCGCTGCGAATGTTCCGCCCGATGCAGCAGGGCCTCGTCGCGCGGTTGCTCGGGAACGTGGGTTGGTCGCTCTACGCGAGCGAGGCGTACCTGGCGCGCAAGGGACCAGTCAGCGTCGGCGAGCTCGCCGGCCATGAGGTGATTGCGTACGACGAGGAGCTCAAGGGCTCTCCAGGCCAGCGATGGCTCGACGAGAACGCGCGCACCGCCTCGGTGGTGATGAGGGGAGGCTCCATGCGAAGCATCCAGGTCGCGATCGCCCAAGGGCTCGGCATCGGCTCGATGCCCTGCTTTGTCGCCGCAAACGACCCCGGTGTGCGGCGGGTGGTGCCCGAGACCATCGCCAGCGGGGATGCGTACGTGGTGACCACCCCCGACCTGCAGAAGGTGAAGCGCGTGCGCCTGGTGATCGACGCGCTGGTCGAGATGTACGAGCGCGACCGCGCGCTCTACCTGGGATCACTCGCTTGATCAGTGCGTCGACCGGAGGCCGGGGTTGGGGGGCCGCTTGGCGTGAGATGCTCATTCGATGATCGTGCTTGCCCGTCCTCGCTGCCGCGCCGTGCACCTCGGGCGTGTGCTTCGAAGTGACGTCGGATGATCGCTCGGCCACGCTGCGCGCGGTGGCCCGTTCCACCAAAGCCCAAAGTGGCATGTGCGGATCGTCGGCTGGCGCCTACCGTCGGAGTCGACCGGTAGGCGCCAGGCCCTCGCAATGCTCAAGGCATCAAGCAGAGCGTGTACCCGTGCGGCTCCGTGACGTCCATGTAGCTCAACGAGGAGTTGCAGTAGGTCCCGCTGCACCAAACGTTGGAACAGTTGCTCCCGCCCGAGCCGCAGTAGTGGAAGCCGAAGGAGTTGCTCCCGGTGGCATCGGAGTAACCCGCCATCGACGCCGCAGCAGCCACTCCACTCGAGGGGTTGCAGCCCAGGGTTCCGTTGACCCCGTTGGAGGCGAAGAGCGTGCCGCAGTCGGAGTAGCCGGAGACGCCAGGATCGTACGGCGGGCCGCAGCCCACGGGCTGACCACCCAGGTTCTGGCAAAGCGCCTCGTAGTCCGCACACCAGGTGGCCCCTGCCGAGGTGTTCGAGAGCAAGGACACCTCGAGGACATCGTAGGTGTAGCCCTGGTAGGTGACGCTCGCGGTGGAGATGATGTTGAAGTTGTTGGCCACCCCGGGGACGCACACCTCCGCGCTGCAATGCGAGCCCGTGCCACAGACGACGCCACAGCCGCCGCAGTTCTGAGGATCGTTCAGGGAGACCTCGCAGCCGTTGGCGGCCGAGTGGTCGCAGTCGGCATAGCCCGGCGCGCAGCTCGCGATGCCGCAGGTTCCACTCAGACAGCCGCGGACGC
This sequence is a window from Deltaproteobacteria bacterium. Protein-coding genes within it:
- a CDS encoding SAM-dependent methyltransferase, whose translation is MDQLPPSQQMFQHITGYWVTQLMGTASRLGLADRLEAGPQPVTELAAKVGANPDALYRLMRACTAVGVFVEQPGRTFANSPLSQTLRSNVPGSMRDFAIAQSSAGHWRPWERLEDAVKTGERTTVPVLGREIFEWYGNHPEEAAAFSGAMHNLAALVASELTKLIDLSKASRVVDVGGANGTLVSAVLRAFPQTQGVLFELPHVVASAKSALAAVGLAERCEAIAGDFFQSVPKGDVMLLKQVLHDWNDEQCVTLLKNCAASLPVGGRVLVVEMVVAEDGKPSPAHLMDINMLVMLPGRERTRSEYAKLLAAAGLEANRMHPTHSPFSIIEATKAR
- a CDS encoding LysR family transcriptional regulator — translated: MDWNDLKYLLALKRAGTLAAAARELSVDHSTVSRRLAALEEEIGNTLLRRTPEGLVLTEAGEQAASTAEVVERTTSELLARLAGADDRSEGPVRLTIPEGFIPRVAQALARLHQAHPGLKVELLSAVAALDLLRGEADVALRMFRPMQQGLVARLLGNVGWSLYASEAYLARKGPVSVGELAGHEVIAYDEELKGSPGQRWLDENARTASVVMRGGSMRSIQVAIAQGLGIGSMPCFVAANDPGVRRVVPETIASGDAYVVTTPDLQKVKRVRLVIDALVEMYERDRALYLGSLA